The Setaria viridis chromosome 6, Setaria_viridis_v4.0, whole genome shotgun sequence genome includes the window GTCATGGGGTTGTAGAAACCCGGGGGCACCTgtggcgcctgctgctgctgctgagcgtACAACGCCTGCTGCTGGGCGAGGAGAGCCTGTTGCGCCTGCTGGACCGGCGGTGTAGGCACGGCTGGATGGAGAGGAGCGGTGGCCTGCTGCTGCGGGCCCGGGTACATCTGAATGGTACCGGTTCACGGGTTCCAGAAGGAGGGCCAGGGGCCGCCTGTCTCCTGGGCAGCGCTGGGGGCAGGAGCTTGGGCGCCAGAGGTGTGGTTGGCAGGGGCCTTgctgttgctgccgccgccctaACGTAGCTAGCTGCCACGCCGGCCCCTGTCTCACTTCTGCTTGGAGGAGTTGCCGCCGGAGGACCCCCCTTTGCCATCCCCTTTGCCACCCCCGGAGTTGGAACAGCCAACAGACTGGTGGGGAGGCGCAGAGGGGCGAGAGGAGGATTTAGTGTTGACGCCGGTGAGGAGTGCCATGGACGGAGTTGAAGCAGGGGACGCCATCGTGAGCTCCTCGAGGAGCAGATCGTCGCGAGCCTCCAGGAAGGAGCGAAGAGGACGAGAGTGCCGGATGTCGCGGCCGATGGCGGCGAACTTCTCGTTGAGCCTGCGGATGATGTTGAGGATAAGGGTGCGGTTGGAGACCGGCTCGCCGAGATCACCGAGAGCGTCCGCCATACTCTTGAAGCGTCGACAGTAGTCCGTGATGGACAAGTAGCCCTGGACGAAGTTCCGGAACTGGGCATCGAGGTAGAGGGCCCACGTCTCCCGGTTGCTGAGAAACTGCGTCTCAATGGTGAGCCAGGTGGCGCGAGCGGTGGCGCCGCGTTCGCCGTGCTCCATGACGACGTCGACGAGGTCGTAGGCAATGGTGCCGTAGAGCCAAGATTGGACGACGCAGTCCATGCGCCCCCAATTAGGAGAGGCCAGAGCGGGAACGCCGCGAAGAACGTGATCCTGCAGCGAATACTTGCCAACGGTGAGGAGAAATTGCTCACGCCACCATGAGTAGTTGTCGGCGGCAACGTCGAGGATGATAGGGATGAGGTTCCAGATGTTCTGCACGGCAACAGCTTGGGCGTGCAAGTTGAGGACGGCAACAGCCTCGTGGAGCAGCATGGCCTGTTGGGTGTCAGGTGCCTGATCGTAGACAACGGAGAGGTCGTCAcgggcgtcctcctcgtcggagTCAGGTGGGGCACCCTTGCGCTCCTGGGCGGCGCGCGCTAGGGCCTCGCGAAGGtgagcggtggcggcgtcgcGTTCCTGCACAACGGCGACAGCCTCGACCTCAGCCGTGATGGTGTGGGTGAGGGCGGCTGCGCGGGCCTCCttgcgggcggcgcggcgttgAGCAGCGTCGGCGGCGCTGGCATCGGCCACGCGCTTGGcggcctcggccgccgcggcaTCGTGCTTGGCGGTGGCAGAGGACTCGGGGGGCGGCAGGGAGCCGGCCATGGGGAAGGCAACGACGGCGGAGGGCCGGTGCGAGGGTCGCAGCGCCGGGCAGGGGCGCGCTGGAGCAGCGCCAGCGGCGTGGTAAGATGCGGAAGGAGATGAATCGGGAGTAAcccggactcgtgataccatgaaagcaatAGAGATGGCGTGGTGCTCCTTTGAATTGTTGGGGGGTGATCATGGGGGTTCTAgcccaaaaaaaaagagaaacggTTAGATGAGTTATTGTTAATAAGTCACTGACACTTATTTTGAACACTGTTGTCACCTCAAAATATGTTTGTCGATCTTGTTTATTTATTTGCATGATAGATTCTGTCcaatgtttatgtttattctacCTGTATAAATTTGTTTTTATACTGAAGATTACAAATGTATTTGTCTGGTTGCTGTTTTGATACCTATGGATTAgaatcttgattacatgtgtaTCACAAAATTCTGCAACCACCACGGAATATAACCTTCACTGAGAACTCATGCTCATTATGTTACTTTCTGCTATGCAATAATTGCACTGGCCTTTATGTGCATCTAGTTCAAAGTTTTTTCTCCCCTTTTATTTGCAGCTCTTTGTGCCCAGATGTACAGGATTAACTGCTGATGGTCTGGTGAAAATTATTCAGTTTCTTCGTGAGTGCAAAGGCAATCTCAGTCGTGTTCGACTCCATGGAATCTGCAAGATGACTAACCATCATCTCGATGTTATCAACTCTCTCATATGCAGAAGCAGCCAACAAGATGCCGAAGCACTTTACTACAACCATAGAGTCCATGAAGTGCTGAACACTGACGACAGTCGTCCTATTGATGTAGATGTGTGCCCATTGTGCAGAAATGTCAGGCTGGTGTTTGATTGTACAAGGAAGGACTGTAGGTAGGTACCTCCAAGTCTTGGGATCCTTTGAGTTCCCATTCAATCTCCTCACTGGAAATTCCCCCAGGACTCTACTGGTAGAGAACTGGCATTGTTATACCGTTTCTCTTTGTGCATGGCTCCATCGTTGATTTATGGCAGTCACTAGTCTTACTTAAAGATATTTGCTTGCGTCTGCTTTCCTGTAGTTGTGGTATAGCTGACTTGGGTGTGTTGCCTGAATAACTTTTGGGTAATGGTTCCGAATTCCACTTCTATGGGCTACATGAAA containing:
- the LOC140223084 gene encoding uncharacterized protein — protein: MAGSLPPPESSATAKHDAAAAEAAKRVADASAADAAQRRAARKEARAAALTHTITAEVEAVAVVQERDAATAHLREALARAAQERKGAPPDSDEEDARDDLSVVYDQAPDTQQAMLLHEAVAVLNLHAQAVAVQNIWNLIPIILDVAADNYSWWREQFLLTVGKYSLQDHVLRGVPALASPNWGRMDCVVQSWLYGTIAYDLVDVVMEHGERGATARATWLTIETQFLSNRETWALYLDAQFRNFVQGYLSITDYCRRFKSMADALGDLGEPVSNRTLILNIIRRLNEKFAAIGRDIRHSRPLRSFLEARDDLLLEELTMASPASTPSMALLTGVNTKSSSRPSAPPHQSVGCSNSGGGKGDGKGGSSGGNSSKQK